A window of the Scophthalmus maximus strain ysfricsl-2021 chromosome 8, ASM2237912v1, whole genome shotgun sequence genome harbors these coding sequences:
- the LOC118313257 gene encoding beta-1,3-galactosyltransferase 2-like — protein sequence MGNRRKHLCVLGTVALFLIYLSFDGTLSSWFSPSSPSAYHVAYPRNYKFIMDDTPTCRTRTPFLVAVVPVAPSNVAARDAIRQTWGNEKLVLGQLVQTLFLVGLPGGPDAGQQQETLNLENRQHRDLIQSSFQDSYGNLTIKTMVMLEWLAAHCVNSSYVLKIDSDMLLHVQNLVKLLLDPSTAKQNYMSGLVWWHSPVLRNPFNKFYLPKEVIAEPEYPPYPLGMAYVMSLDLPGKILSVSPRIKPIFIEDAYLGMCLKHLGILPTDPPDSTMFVVDPVHPLSGCSLSKVIAVTTTSIRQMTSYWERSKTAEAKC from the coding sequence ATGGGGAACAGGAGGAAACACCTCTGCGTCTTGGGGACGGTGGCTCTCTTCCTCATCTATCTCAGCTTTGATGGGACATTGAGCAGTTGGTTTTCTCCATCTTCACCATCAGCGTATCACGTGGCCTATCCACGCAACTACAAATTCATCATGGATGACACACCTACGTGCAGGACCAGGACTCCTTTCCTGGTCGCGGTTGTTCCAGTTGCACCCAGTAACGTGGCAGCCCGGGACGCCATTCGACAGACGTGGGGGAATGAGAAGCTGGTTCTGGGTCAGCTGGTGCAGACCCTCTTCTTGGTGGGCCTGCCCGGAGGACCTGATGCAGGGCAGCAGCAAGAGACGCTCAATCTGGAGAATCGGCAGCACCGCGACCTGATCCAGAGCAGCTTCCAGGACAGCTACGGCAATCTGACCATCAAGACTATGGTCATGCTGGAGTGGCTGGCGGCGCATTGTGTGAATTCTTCTTATGTCTTGAAGATTGACTCCGATATGCTGCTCCACGTCCAGAATTTGGTGAAGCTGTTGCTGGATCCCAGCACGGCCAAACAGAACTACATGTCAGGCTTGGTGTGGTGGCACAGCCCGGTTTTAAGGAACCCATTCAACAAGTTCTACCTGCCTAAGGAAGTGATCGCCGAGCCAGAGTACCCCCCGTATCCCCTGGGCATGGCCTACGTCATGTCCCTGGACCTTCCCGGGAAGATTCTCAGCGTCTCTCCTCGGATCAAACCGATCTTCATCGAAGACGCCTACCTGGGTATGTGTCTGAAGCACCTGGGCATTCTGCCCACCGACCCCCCTGACAGCACCATGTTCGTCGTCGACCCCGTTCATCCTCTGAGCGGCTGCAGCCTCTCAAAAGTCATCGCCGTGACGACGACAAGCATCCGGCAGATGACGAGTTACTGGGAGAGGAGCAAAACAGCAGAAGCTAAATGCTGA